The Venturia canescens isolate UGA chromosome 7, ASM1945775v1, whole genome shotgun sequence genome segment AGATGCAAGTTGTACATTAGCATCATATTGAATATCATGAATCATGCATAAatcagattaaaaaaatgcagTATCGAATGCAGTATCAGGAGTGAGATAATTACAGGGTTTATTCACAATAATACTGGTACAGAGACTGCTGCACATTTTTAAATGAGAGTCCTATCCGAGGCAAATTCACTTTGAAATCCCCACTCAAAAACATTGGAGTTTTATTGCAATCTTTTTTGAGAATCTGCAATACTTTTGGCGTATGCATCAATAAATTCTCTTCTGGATGACTTTAATGCCTTTTGATGCGCACGAAATTGACGCACACGTTCCGTTGAACTCTTTGcgacttttttcatcgaacttttcatcattttcttttctcccgaTACTCGCGACACTTTTCGGCATTACTTTTCGGCATACGTAAAAACTgttattaaaattaaaaaacgatgAGAATATACGTTCACTTCAAAAACAACACACCACGCGGCCTATGACGCCTTTTCCAACCACTTTGTAACACGCGTATAAGCATACACGCCTAGAACGGTTAGACTGGagcaagtattaaaaaacacCCTGAACATCTTGGGCTATTGCCCGTAGTGGAAGTATAATAAAGTCTGACAGTTTTACATGGAATACCTCATATATAAAACGCTTGGTAGAGAGAAGAGTGGGGAAGCTAAAAAGGACTGCACAAAGAGGAGACGAATAGAAAACCTTGTAGTATTTCTGTATTTCATCTCATTCTTTCACATGCTAATTCCTATGGATGAATACCTGACTCCACAGAAACTATTTGTTTAGAACACACacctaaaaaattttctacttCTTACAAGTGACTTCTGAACTCTAATAAATTACCTAACAATTATGAAGAAACTGAACCAAAATATGCAGTTGAAGGTCATAGGGAAATGTGAAATTTCCTTTCCCATAAAATTAGGAGAAAACACATAATTAAGGGGAAATGCCATATAGTGATGACAGTATTGGCATGGATAAAACTATTCAGTAAAACTGAAGGGTACCTATTAGGAATTCACATACCATTTGTGCCTCTCGCTCGCCTTTTTTAGCAGCTTtctctgcatttttttgttgtttcttcAAAGCTTTTTTAGATGGTTCTTGCCtgaaatacaattaatcaAATTCATTCACAAAATACTTGAAATTACTACATGATACAACATTAAGAAtggtaaaatattttaaaatatgGCTCGATTctgaaatttcaaaacaaGCTTGCATCACTTTGAACATTTGTGTGtagctcaaattttttcatatgatATCCCATTTCTATTACATGAAAACATAAATTATTCTTCAATTGATAATTTTCAGCTTGTCTATGTTATTATTGTAACAACTTTGGGACACTGTTTTAATGAGTATtaatatagaatttttttctataatttctACTTGGTTGCACTGCATGCACAggaaaactattaaaaaaaataatatatatcgGTAAGCAGAGAATACATACCTCTCCTGTTCAGGAGTTGGTATTTTGtcttcacccatctgtatttgaaaaaactatTAGTAACAATGATTTCCATGTATTTggatgaataaacaaaaaaaatatggttccaaaaaattatttttttgatgaaaaaattaatcagtaaataattaaaaaaaaaaaatagcaaggTAGTCTCAATTTTGATAGAAATGTTCTGACGCATCATTAAGGTGATGAAATCATTATCAACATATTGGAAATCGCCGAAATAGTAAATTCACTGTAACAGACGGCTGATCTCAATAACCTCAATATTAATCAAACAGGAAcacagatgaaaaaataatgttagTGTATGGTGAAaagatatatatacacactTTTGTTAAGCACTGAGCGCAAGATTCTGAAGCAACTAAACGTGACGAGAGTAATACAAATAACGGAAATAAAGatacattaaaaaataagctttAATTGCCTCTGCACACTGCACGCGACGAGGGCGATGTGCCGAGGTGCCGGTGAGCAATGAGCGATTAGATGTGTTATGTGTTGTGTGTGATAGGAATAATAGAGTTGTCCAATGTCAATCCAAAAAGAATACCGTCCGTCGTCGGAGGGTTGGTTATTGTCACATGGCCGACTCAGTCGGTATAGATTGCgccacttatatatatatgtatagcgAGTGAACGtttcgaatatatatatatatagttatTGGCAAATTCGGACCCGGCGGCAACAACACCGCAGCAGATCTCACTAGTGTTCGAAACGATCGAAAcgcttcctcttcttcttcttgcgTAGTTAGTGTTTGAAACGCAGTGTATGAGTGTATGACGACAAGCAATAATATAACACAACACACACACGTTTTGTAGGCAGTGGGTGGTAACAGAAAGCTACTCCCTGAACGCTCGACCAATGAGATCCGTTTCGAGAACTGCCAAAATGATAAACTTTATCCCAGGCGCATTGAGTGTCACTCCCCTGCATTCTCATCGAACTTCTTTGTTCAGATGTTTTTAGTACGCGCAAAAACGATAGCGGGCAGCGTAGAATAAATATAATCCAATAAAGATAGAAACACGCAATATAATGAGAAGTTTGTGAAGAAATTGTGAGATTTTAGTtaatagaattttataaaaaaaagggttGGTGCAACAGATCAATAAAAATGGCCTGGACTCATTATCAAAAGCTTCTAGCAATAACAATGGTTGTTACAGGATCATTCAATACCTTATCGGTCAAGTAAGTAAATAGTTATCTATATCAGTAATGTGTTATTGATACGAAAGCAAAGGCTTCGACCTTTGTTCGGTATGAACAAATGGTTAAAATTTGCATGGATAAAAAAcactcgaataattttttcttccatgtaTTCATGCTAcaaatttgttcaaatttttacGCTCTAATAATTGATCTGACTGTTATTCTGAAAACCAATATTCAAAAAGTAGTTTATATGTCCTATAACTTTTGGTATTAGCTCTTGGTTCAAtgattttcacaatttttaggTACGCAGATAAACAAATAGTCCCTGGGAATGATGGCGAGCCAAAGAATTTCAATCATCCATTCATGCAATCTTGCTTTATGTTTCTGGGAGAGATGCTCTGCTTGTTGGTGTTCAAGATTGCATTTGCTTACATTAACAGGAGTGTGGTAGGTGATTATTTATAAGCAAACAATCTAAGTTGATGGATTTCTCATCCCTTGCACAGTAAACTTGACCGAATTGAGCTAATCAGTGATCAAATCTAACTCACTTTTGTGGATTTGAAGatgaatcagaaaaaaaatcataaactaTTTTCAATTCTGTGCAAATTTCAAGGGGtttaaaaaatcagaaaaagcTCAACACTTGAGTTGGCGTAAAAGATGATGTGGAATaaagaaatattcatataCTATTAACAAATCTTAAAAACAATCCTAACAagtaattggaaaatttgtttgTGGCATGACACaaacttttatttcataaTACTTAAACAATCTTTATACGacactgtaattatttttgaaaaatgataaatttaaaaGGAAatgtattttaatttttttttactttttatatcgatatataaattaattttattctttcaatcTTCAGGATAGATCAGTGGATGATCATTCGCTAACCAAAGGCTCACGTACCTTCAATCCAATGCTTTTACTTATTCCGGCTTGTTGCGACATGATTGGAACTTCTGTAATGTATGTCGGATTGAATTTGACATACCCTAGTAGTTTTCAAATGCTGCGAGGCTCGGTCATAGTCTTTACGGGAATTCTCTCAGTTGGATTTCTCGATAGGAAATTGGGTAAAAGAGAATGGAGCGGTATAGCTTTTGTCATTGCTGGTTTGGCGCTAGTGGGTGCCAGCGATCTGCTCCTCAATGCGAACTCCAACATGAACATAAATTCAATTCTAACTGGAgaccttttaataatatgTGCTCAGGTAAGATTCAATTATAATTCTCCGATGGAAGTTGTTCCGAGTTGAGTCCTCAATACCGTCAATTTAAGCTCCAGATCAAAATTCAAGTGCACAAATTCGCGCAAGTTCCAGCGCTTCGTatgcatctttttttttatctccaggCATTTCCGTCGTACTCGCGATAATAGAGCGcgtatttttaaattcaatatttGATAACGCAGTAAAAGACAGTTCCACTGAAACATATTTTCGGACTTAATAAGTGGAAATACGATCTAGAactgaaatttataaaatacatGCTGCATCGAGTTTCATCATAGTGTTAACGTTTGTCAACGCTGACGCAAACTGCAACGTTTGCGAAACGTCGACAAATTTTCATAACGTTGTTGTAATGTCTCGCATTTTAGTAAATATTCTATTATTTTAACAAACATCTTTTGAAGTTAACGCAAGTACTTAGATAAtagttttgatatttttgagaAAGAATTAAATTGACAAAGGGCTTCAACTTTGACGATCCAACCACTATACCACTGTTTTTTCTTACAATTGTGTCCACCATGTTCTTAtatcactttcaatttttccatacaTTCCAGGTCATATCCGCAGTTCAAATGGTAGTGGAAGAAAAGTTTATTTCCGGACACGATATACCCCCGCTTCAAGCCGTTGGTTGGGAAGGCATATTCGGTTTTATTGGAATGTGCATTCTTATTATTCCACTCAATTTTATTCCCGGTAGCCCTCCGTTTGCGGACAATCCACGTGGTACATTGGAAGATTCTTTGGATGCGTTCGCACAAATAGGAAACAGCGGCCGCCTTTTAATGGCAATAGTCGGTAAGTCGAAATACAGTGGATCGTTTGCTGTAGTACACTCAGCATTTTCGAGGCGATTTGTAATTCGTTCGCTCTGTAAATATCTTGCTGATA includes the following:
- the Tango9 gene encoding solute carrier family 35 member F6, which translates into the protein MAWTHYQKLLAITMVVTGSFNTLSVKYADKQIVPGNDGEPKNFNHPFMQSCFMFLGEMLCLLVFKIAFAYINRSVDRSVDDHSLTKGSRTFNPMLLLIPACCDMIGTSVMYVGLNLTYPSSFQMLRGSVIVFTGILSVGFLDRKLGKREWSGIAFVIAGLALVGASDLLLNANSNMNINSILTGDLLIICAQVISAVQMVVEEKFISGHDIPPLQAVGWEGIFGFIGMCILIIPLNFIPGSPPFADNPRGTLEDSLDAFAQIGNSGRLLMAIVGITVSIAFFNFAGVSVTKEMSATSRMILDSVRTVVIWGFSLAFGWQGFHYLQLIGFTVLLIGMACYHNIVIPQLVRKCQSRLGRHRPPQNDQVRVLNAAADDIDEAR